One Comamonas sp. 26 genomic region harbors:
- a CDS encoding hydroxymethylglutaryl-CoA lyase, whose translation MKYPARVKLIDVGPRDGLQNEKQPVPAAVKIDLVQRLQDAGLKEIEVTSYVSPKWVPQMADAASVMAGITRQSGVLYSVLTPNLKGFEAALASKPDEIVVFGAASEAFSQKNINCSIAESIERFAPVVQAALDAGIAVRGAMSCTVGCPYEGEIAPEKVGYVAGLMKSIGVQRVDVADTIGVGTPIKVQKALQATLAHFEIDQVSGHFHDTYGQALSNTLAALELGVWNFQSSVAGLGGCPYAKGATGNVATEDVVYLLHGMGIETGIDLDKLIDAGQFISEHLGRPTQSRVARALLAKRAG comes from the coding sequence ATGAAGTACCCCGCACGCGTCAAACTCATCGATGTAGGGCCACGCGACGGCCTGCAAAATGAAAAGCAGCCTGTGCCAGCCGCCGTGAAGATCGATCTGGTACAGCGCCTGCAGGACGCGGGCCTCAAAGAGATCGAAGTCACCAGCTATGTGTCGCCCAAATGGGTGCCGCAGATGGCGGACGCTGCCTCCGTCATGGCGGGCATTACGCGTCAGAGCGGAGTGCTTTATTCGGTTCTCACCCCCAATCTCAAAGGCTTTGAGGCAGCGCTGGCGAGTAAGCCCGATGAAATCGTGGTGTTTGGCGCGGCCAGCGAGGCTTTCAGCCAGAAAAACATCAACTGCTCGATTGCTGAAAGCATTGAGCGCTTTGCCCCCGTGGTCCAGGCCGCGCTGGATGCGGGCATTGCCGTGCGCGGAGCCATGAGCTGCACCGTGGGCTGCCCGTATGAGGGTGAGATTGCGCCTGAAAAAGTGGGCTATGTGGCAGGCCTGATGAAGAGCATTGGCGTGCAGCGCGTGGATGTGGCCGACACCATTGGCGTGGGCACGCCCATCAAGGTGCAAAAGGCGTTGCAGGCCACGCTGGCGCATTTCGAGATTGATCAGGTGTCTGGCCATTTTCATGACACCTACGGCCAGGCACTCTCCAACACGCTGGCGGCGCTGGAGCTGGGGGTGTGGAACTTTCAATCCTCGGTCGCAGGGCTGGGTGGCTGCCCATACGCCAAGGGGGCTACGGGCAATGTGGCGACCGAAGACGTGGTCTATCTGCTGCACGGCATGGGCATTGAGACGGGCATCGACCTTGATAAGCTGATCGATGCAGGCCAGTTCATCAGCGAGCATCTGGGCCGCCCCACGCAGTCGCGCGTAGCCAGAGCATTGCTGGCCAAACGCGCAGGCTGA
- a CDS encoding DUF2799 domain-containing protein: MQARFRFSLALCFVLLLSGCSTMDAQECKDTDWAYLGQLDAMDGKQDINTRAKRHFRACKDQGVQMDARAYQQGWMRGLRDFCTPQSGKAYAEAGNKYQYGYCPAQVEGAFLQGYSPAREILEAKEHASELERRISAKKKELREAREAKNSASHIAYVQKDLRDLQLELVQLKFKLAQ; encoded by the coding sequence ATGCAAGCAAGATTTCGTTTTTCTCTGGCGCTGTGTTTTGTGCTGTTGCTGTCGGGCTGCAGCACCATGGATGCACAGGAGTGCAAAGACACTGACTGGGCCTATCTGGGGCAGCTTGACGCCATGGATGGCAAGCAAGATATCAACACCCGAGCCAAGCGCCATTTCAGAGCCTGCAAGGACCAAGGCGTGCAGATGGATGCTCGCGCCTATCAGCAAGGCTGGATGCGCGGTCTGCGGGACTTCTGCACACCCCAAAGCGGCAAGGCCTATGCCGAGGCGGGCAACAAGTATCAGTACGGCTACTGTCCCGCTCAGGTCGAGGGGGCCTTTTTGCAAGGCTATAGCCCCGCGCGTGAAATCCTTGAAGCCAAGGAGCATGCGAGCGAGCTGGAGCGCCGCATCAGCGCCAAGAAAAAAGAATTACGCGAGGCTCGGGAGGCCAAGAACAGTGCCAGCCATATCGCCTATGTCCAGAAAGACCTGCGTGATTTGCAGCTGGAGCTGGTGCAGCTCAAATTCAAACTGGCACAGTAG
- a CDS encoding DUF485 domain-containing protein: MRDPVIETIQNNPAYKELRRKRNRLGFSLTLLMLVVYYGYVALIAFDKELLATPIGAGVTTVGIPIGMGVIIFSVIITGLYVRRANNEFDQLTHDILKGVKS, encoded by the coding sequence GTGAGAGACCCGGTGATAGAGACCATCCAAAACAACCCCGCCTACAAGGAACTGCGCCGCAAACGCAATCGCCTAGGCTTTTCGCTGACCTTGTTGATGCTGGTCGTGTACTACGGCTATGTCGCGCTGATCGCATTCGACAAAGAGCTACTCGCCACACCCATTGGCGCTGGCGTGACCACGGTGGGCATTCCCATCGGCATGGGCGTCATCATCTTTTCCGTGATCATTACCGGCCTCTATGTGCGCCGCGCCAACAACGAGTTTGATCAGCTCACACACGACATTCTCAAAGGCGTCAAGTCATGA
- a CDS encoding YbaK/EbsC family protein: protein MCGSELHALPEGVQRVSRFLQDAGHPHAPQMLDGAARTAQEAADQLSILVGQVAKSIIFKRRMDGVAVLVVTSGDKRVDEKKVAALVGPVGRADADFVKTSTGFSIGGVSPVAHASKVVTLMDAELKRFDTVWAAAGHPYGVFPASPDQLQQLTDAPWSDVVV from the coding sequence ATGTGTGGGTCAGAACTTCATGCGCTGCCGGAAGGTGTGCAGCGCGTCAGTCGCTTTTTGCAGGATGCCGGCCATCCCCATGCGCCGCAGATGCTGGATGGCGCTGCGCGCACTGCGCAGGAGGCCGCCGATCAGCTCAGCATTCTGGTTGGGCAGGTGGCCAAGAGCATCATCTTCAAGCGCCGTATGGATGGCGTGGCCGTGCTGGTGGTGACATCGGGCGACAAGCGTGTCGATGAGAAAAAAGTCGCCGCGCTGGTCGGCCCTGTGGGGCGTGCTGATGCAGACTTTGTCAAAACCAGCACCGGCTTTTCGATTGGCGGCGTAAGCCCTGTGGCCCATGCCAGCAAGGTCGTCACTTTGATGGATGCCGAGCTTAAGCGCTTTGATACGGTGTGGGCTGCCGCAGGGCATCCTTATGGTGTGTTCCCCGCGTCTCCTGATCAGTTGCAGCAACTGACGGATGCGCCTTGGTCGGATGTGGTGGTGTAG
- a CDS encoding MFS transporter, with the protein MAINATANVGGKSAPRPMTPEERKVIFASSLGTVFEWYDFYLYGSLAAIIAKQFFSGLDSGSAFIFALLAFAAGFIVRPFGALVFGRLGDMIGRKYTFLVTILLMGLSTFIVGILPTYASIGVAAPIILIVLRMLQGLALGGEYGGAATYVAEHAPDGKRGAYTSWIQTTATLGLFLSLLVILGVRTSLGEEAFADWGWRIPFLVSILLLAVSVWIRMTLSESPAFQKMKAEGKVSKAPLTESFGQWKNLKIVILALVGLTAGQAVVWYTGQFYALFFLTQQLKVDAVTANLMIAAALLIGTPFFVIFGTLSDKIGRKPIIMLGCILAVLTYFPAFKALTEAANPDLAAAQAKNKVVIVADPAECSFQFNPTGTSKFTSSCDVAKQALANRSVSYESEDAPAGTPAVIKIGSDTIPGYSLVGLSGDELKAKGAAFNKAVTETLKKDGYPDKADPSKMNKPLMVAILFYLVLLVTMVYGPIAAMLVELFPTRIRYTSMSLPYHIGNGWFGGLLPTMSFAIVAQTGNMYNGLWYPIIIAGVTAVIGTLFVPETKDRDIYAED; encoded by the coding sequence ATGGCCATCAACGCGACAGCAAATGTAGGAGGTAAATCGGCACCGCGGCCGATGACCCCGGAAGAGCGCAAAGTCATCTTTGCGTCATCACTCGGAACGGTTTTCGAGTGGTATGACTTCTATCTGTACGGTTCGCTGGCGGCCATCATCGCCAAGCAATTCTTCAGTGGTCTGGATTCAGGCTCCGCCTTTATCTTCGCGCTGCTGGCCTTTGCGGCGGGCTTCATCGTGCGTCCATTCGGTGCACTGGTGTTTGGCCGCCTGGGGGACATGATCGGGCGAAAATACACCTTTCTGGTGACGATTTTGCTCATGGGCCTGTCCACTTTCATCGTGGGCATCTTGCCAACTTATGCCAGCATTGGCGTGGCTGCACCCATCATCTTGATCGTGCTGCGCATGCTGCAAGGTCTGGCGCTGGGCGGTGAGTACGGTGGTGCTGCTACCTATGTGGCCGAGCATGCGCCGGACGGCAAGCGCGGTGCCTACACCTCCTGGATTCAGACCACGGCTACGCTGGGTTTGTTCCTGTCGCTGCTGGTGATTCTGGGTGTGCGCACATCCCTGGGCGAAGAGGCTTTTGCGGACTGGGGCTGGCGCATTCCGTTCCTGGTGTCCATCTTGCTGCTGGCGGTTTCCGTGTGGATTCGCATGACGCTGTCTGAATCGCCTGCCTTCCAGAAAATGAAGGCCGAGGGCAAGGTGTCCAAGGCGCCACTGACCGAATCCTTCGGTCAGTGGAAGAATCTCAAGATCGTGATTCTGGCGCTGGTCGGTTTGACTGCAGGCCAGGCCGTGGTCTGGTACACGGGACAGTTCTACGCGCTGTTCTTTCTGACCCAGCAGCTCAAGGTCGACGCGGTAACCGCTAATCTGATGATTGCTGCAGCGCTGTTGATCGGCACGCCTTTCTTTGTGATCTTCGGTACGCTGTCGGACAAGATTGGTCGCAAGCCCATCATCATGCTGGGCTGCATTCTGGCGGTGCTTACCTACTTCCCCGCGTTCAAGGCACTGACCGAAGCGGCCAACCCTGATCTGGCTGCAGCACAGGCCAAGAACAAGGTTGTCATTGTTGCTGACCCTGCGGAATGCTCATTCCAGTTCAACCCGACCGGGACCTCCAAGTTCACCAGTTCCTGTGACGTGGCCAAGCAAGCACTTGCTAACCGTTCTGTGAGCTATGAAAGTGAAGATGCACCTGCCGGAACGCCTGCGGTCATCAAGATCGGCAGCGACACGATCCCCGGCTATTCACTGGTTGGCCTGAGTGGCGACGAGCTGAAGGCTAAGGGTGCTGCATTCAACAAGGCCGTGACCGAGACCCTGAAGAAGGATGGCTACCCTGACAAGGCAGACCCCAGCAAGATGAACAAGCCCCTGATGGTCGCCATCTTGTTCTATCTGGTGCTGCTGGTGACCATGGTCTACGGCCCTATCGCAGCCATGCTGGTGGAGCTGTTCCCCACACGCATTCGCTACACCTCGATGAGCCTGCCCTATCACATTGGTAATGGCTGGTTTGGCGGTCTGCTGCCCACCATGTCGTTCGCCATCGTGGCGCAGACTGGCAATATGTATAACGGCCTCTGGTACCCCATCATCATCGCGGGCGTGACCGCCGTGATCGGTACGCTGTTCGTGCCCGAAACCAAGGACCGCGACATCTACGCAGAAGACTGA
- a CDS encoding cation acetate symporter, translating to MKQRNSLQWLAGAAALAAAAPVLAAGGDVGNAAKQATNWTAIIMFTAFVLATLWITKWAAGRTKSASDFYTAGGGITGFQNGLAIAGDYMSAASFLGISASVMASGYDGLIYSIGFLVGWPLLTFLLAERLRNLGRFTFADVAGYRFAQAPFRIFAACGTLVVVAFYLIAQMVGAGQLIKLLFGLDYWIAVVLVGGLMMVYVLFGGMTATTWVQIIKACLLLAGVTFMGFMVLAKYGFSPEALFAEGVKVRTQIAANGGAEPSVAEKLGLAIMGPGGFIKDPISAISFGMALMFGTLGLPHILMRFFTVPDAKEARKSVFWATTWIGYFYVLIFIIGFGAITLVLTNPEMADTAKGIIHGGAGTANMAAVLVAKTVGGDVFYGFISAVAFATILAVVAGLTLSGASAVSHDLYATVVKKGKADSASELKVSRITTLCLGVVAVLLGIVFEKQNIAFMVSLAFAVAASANFPPLLLSVLWKDCTTKGAVIGGFMGLVSSVGLTVVSPSVWEGTLGNPAGSAWFPYASPALFSMAIGFFGVWLFSVLDKSAQAAKEREAFAAQQVRSETGLGAAGASGH from the coding sequence ATGAAGCAGCGCAACTCTTTGCAATGGCTGGCAGGCGCTGCGGCGTTGGCGGCTGCCGCTCCCGTGCTGGCAGCCGGTGGCGATGTGGGCAATGCCGCCAAGCAGGCCACCAACTGGACGGCCATCATCATGTTCACCGCCTTTGTGCTGGCCACTTTGTGGATCACCAAGTGGGCAGCAGGCCGCACCAAATCCGCTTCGGACTTCTACACCGCTGGCGGCGGTATCACCGGCTTTCAGAACGGTTTGGCGATTGCGGGCGACTATATGTCGGCCGCCTCGTTCCTGGGTATTTCCGCTTCCGTCATGGCCAGCGGTTATGACGGCCTGATCTACTCCATCGGCTTTCTGGTCGGCTGGCCTTTGCTCACCTTTTTGCTAGCAGAACGTCTGCGCAATCTGGGTCGCTTCACCTTTGCCGACGTGGCTGGCTACCGCTTTGCACAAGCACCCTTCCGCATCTTCGCAGCCTGCGGCACGCTGGTCGTTGTGGCGTTCTACCTGATTGCCCAGATGGTCGGTGCGGGCCAGCTCATCAAGCTGCTGTTCGGCCTGGACTACTGGATTGCTGTGGTGCTGGTCGGCGGCCTGATGATGGTCTACGTGCTGTTTGGCGGTATGACAGCCACCACCTGGGTGCAGATCATCAAGGCTTGCCTGCTGCTGGCCGGTGTGACCTTCATGGGCTTCATGGTGCTGGCCAAGTACGGCTTCAGCCCCGAGGCACTGTTTGCCGAAGGCGTGAAGGTGCGCACCCAGATTGCGGCCAATGGCGGTGCCGAGCCGTCCGTAGCAGAAAAGCTGGGCCTGGCCATCATGGGCCCGGGCGGCTTTATCAAAGACCCCATCTCCGCCATCAGCTTCGGCATGGCTTTGATGTTCGGTACGCTGGGCCTGCCCCACATCCTGATGCGCTTCTTCACCGTGCCTGACGCTAAAGAAGCGCGCAAGAGCGTGTTCTGGGCCACCACCTGGATCGGCTACTTCTACGTGCTGATCTTCATCATCGGCTTTGGTGCCATCACACTGGTGCTGACCAACCCCGAAATGGCCGACACGGCCAAGGGCATCATTCACGGCGGTGCAGGCACGGCCAATATGGCGGCTGTGCTGGTGGCCAAGACCGTGGGTGGCGATGTGTTCTACGGCTTCATCTCGGCCGTGGCTTTTGCGACCATTCTGGCCGTGGTGGCGGGCCTGACCCTGTCGGGTGCCTCCGCCGTGTCGCACGACCTGTACGCCACAGTGGTCAAGAAGGGCAAGGCTGACAGCGCTTCCGAACTCAAGGTCTCGCGCATCACCACGCTGTGTCTGGGCGTTGTCGCTGTGCTGCTGGGCATTGTGTTCGAGAAGCAGAACATTGCCTTCATGGTCTCGCTGGCCTTTGCTGTGGCAGCTTCCGCCAACTTCCCGCCACTGCTGCTGTCCGTGCTGTGGAAAGACTGCACCACCAAGGGTGCCGTGATCGGCGGCTTCATGGGTCTGGTTTCATCCGTGGGCCTGACCGTTGTGTCGCCCTCGGTGTGGGAAGGCACGCTGGGCAACCCAGCTGGCTCGGCCTGGTTCCCCTACGCCTCTCCCGCACTGTTCTCCATGGCGATTGGCTTCTTCGGCGTGTGGCTGTTCTCGGTGCTCGACAAGAGCGCACAAGCCGCCAAGGAGCGTGAGGCTTTCGCCGCGCAGCAAGTGCGTTCGGAAACTGGTCTGGGCGCAGCCGGAGCATCGGGTCACTGA
- a CDS encoding glyoxylate/hydroxypyruvate reductase A — MKVTFCCDDTRPEPWLKGLHDALPGADISIWEPGAAQADYALVWAPPQQFIDEQATGLKAMFNIGAGVDALLPLTIPAALPVYRLEDAGMAVQMAEYVAQAVIRFFRGLDQYEADMAQGVWQHQRNPKRVDYPVGVMGLGKMGERVAKALTVFDYPVNGWSRSLREMEGVKCFGGMDQLDAFLSETRILVNLLPLHAETENIINAHTLSQLRTGAYVINVGRGGHVVDADLIAQLDAGHVSGAMLDVFREEPLPDNHPFWKHPKIILTPHTSARTLAADSIAQIVGKVAAMSRGEAVTGRVDLKKGY, encoded by the coding sequence ATGAAAGTAACATTTTGCTGTGACGATACGCGGCCAGAACCCTGGCTCAAAGGTTTGCATGATGCGCTGCCGGGTGCAGACATCAGCATCTGGGAGCCGGGCGCGGCTCAGGCCGACTATGCGCTGGTCTGGGCTCCGCCCCAGCAGTTCATTGATGAGCAGGCCACAGGCCTCAAGGCCATGTTCAACATCGGCGCCGGTGTGGATGCGCTGCTGCCGCTGACCATTCCCGCTGCGCTGCCCGTTTACCGGCTTGAAGACGCGGGCATGGCCGTGCAGATGGCCGAGTATGTGGCGCAGGCCGTGATTCGCTTCTTCCGTGGGCTGGATCAGTACGAGGCTGATATGGCGCAGGGCGTGTGGCAGCACCAGCGCAACCCCAAACGGGTGGACTACCCCGTGGGCGTGATGGGCCTGGGCAAGATGGGCGAGCGCGTGGCCAAGGCGCTGACGGTGTTTGACTACCCCGTCAATGGCTGGAGCCGATCGCTGCGCGAGATGGAGGGCGTGAAGTGCTTTGGCGGCATGGATCAGCTGGATGCTTTTTTGAGCGAGACCCGCATCCTCGTCAACTTGCTGCCCTTGCATGCAGAAACCGAAAACATCATCAACGCCCACACGCTGAGCCAGTTGCGCACCGGTGCCTATGTGATCAATGTGGGCCGCGGCGGTCATGTGGTGGACGCAGACCTGATCGCGCAGCTGGATGCGGGCCATGTCAGCGGTGCCATGCTGGATGTGTTCCGCGAGGAGCCGCTGCCGGACAATCATCCATTCTGGAAGCACCCCAAGATCATCCTCACGCCCCATACCTCGGCCCGCACTCTGGCGGCTGACAGCATTGCCCAGATCGTGGGCAAGGTGGCCGCCATGAGCCGGGGTGAAGCTGTGACCGGGCGTGTAGACCTTAAAAAAGGATATTGA
- a CDS encoding 2-hydroxychromene-2-carboxylate isomerase, protein MKHITCYLDFVSPYAWLALEQMPKALQGLSYHVEYRPVLLGALLQGNANPGPAGIPDKRLWTYRHATWLGHSLGIGLQMPAQHPFKPTPLLRLALAHGRDGGINRFVAQAVMQHVWVGGEDANDPQRLQSLRTLLQEQKHHDEAGDEVKQWLRANTEQASKAGVFGVPAWEVDGHVFWGLDALPMLRSYLEGDSWFDAHWQAVAHVESGLI, encoded by the coding sequence ATGAAGCACATCACCTGTTATCTGGACTTTGTTTCCCCTTATGCCTGGCTGGCGCTGGAGCAGATGCCCAAGGCTTTGCAGGGCCTCAGCTATCACGTGGAATATCGCCCGGTGCTGCTGGGTGCGTTGCTGCAGGGCAATGCCAACCCCGGACCGGCAGGTATTCCGGACAAGAGGCTGTGGACTTACCGGCATGCGACATGGCTGGGACATTCGCTGGGCATTGGCTTGCAGATGCCGGCGCAGCACCCATTCAAGCCCACACCTTTGCTGCGGCTGGCGCTGGCTCATGGGCGTGATGGCGGAATTAACCGCTTTGTGGCACAGGCGGTCATGCAGCATGTCTGGGTGGGTGGTGAGGATGCAAATGACCCGCAGCGCTTGCAGAGCCTACGCACCCTGCTACAGGAACAGAAGCACCACGATGAAGCCGGTGACGAAGTAAAGCAATGGCTGCGAGCCAATACCGAGCAAGCGAGCAAGGCCGGTGTGTTTGGCGTGCCCGCATGGGAGGTGGATGGCCATGTCTTCTGGGGGCTGGATGCACTGCCCATGCTGCGCAGCTATCTTGAGGGTGATAGCTGGTTTGATGCGCATTGGCAGGCGGTGGCCCATGTGGAGTCAGGCCTGATTTGA
- a CDS encoding DUF1289 domain-containing protein gives MSTELLQEQQALQEQQAQQLVQLANKAEVALVWAEADQPVASPCINVCRMTEDRSHCKGCFRTIDEIRAWSKGDSELRLQTWGQLLQRAGLKDPRESEI, from the coding sequence ATGAGTACAGAACTTCTTCAAGAGCAGCAAGCGCTGCAAGAACAGCAAGCGCAACAACTGGTGCAGCTGGCTAACAAGGCCGAGGTGGCCCTGGTCTGGGCCGAGGCCGATCAACCCGTGGCATCGCCCTGTATCAATGTCTGCCGCATGACGGAAGATCGCAGCCACTGCAAGGGCTGCTTCAGAACCATTGATGAAATTCGTGCCTGGTCCAAGGGCGACAGCGAGCTGCGTCTGCAGACCTGGGGACAGCTGCTGCAACGCGCTGGCTTGAAAGACCCTCGCGAATCTGAAATCTGA
- a CDS encoding NADH:flavin oxidoreductase/NADH oxidase: MSALFSPFTLKSLTLRNRIAIPPMCQYSATDGLTNDWHQTHYTSIARGGAGLVIVEATGVSPEGRISPDCTGLWNDSQIEGMSRIAAGIKAAGSVPGIQIGHAGRKASANNPWEGDEHIAEGDARGWQPIAPSAIAFGGGLPRVPRAMTLEDIARVQADFVAAARRALEAGFEWLELHFAHGYLAQSFFSAHSNQRTDAYGGSFDNRARFLLETVAAVRQVWPEHLPLTARFGVIEYDGRDEQTLEESIAVTKQMRERGLDLLNVSVNFVIPDVKIPWGTPAFLAPIAQRVSREAGIPVASSWGMDDPQTAEHIVADGQVELVMIGRAHLANPHYTYQLAQTLGVDRPDWTLPAPYAHWLERYRGAGKLATAK; the protein is encoded by the coding sequence ATGTCTGCACTCTTTAGCCCTTTCACTCTCAAAAGCCTCACGCTGCGCAACCGCATCGCCATTCCGCCAATGTGCCAGTACAGCGCCACCGATGGTCTGACCAATGACTGGCACCAGACTCACTACACATCTATCGCGCGGGGTGGTGCTGGGCTGGTCATCGTCGAAGCCACAGGCGTCTCGCCCGAAGGCCGCATCTCGCCGGACTGCACCGGCCTCTGGAACGATAGCCAGATCGAAGGCATGTCCCGCATTGCCGCCGGTATCAAGGCCGCAGGCTCCGTGCCCGGCATCCAGATCGGCCATGCCGGACGCAAGGCCAGCGCCAACAATCCCTGGGAAGGCGACGAGCACATTGCCGAAGGCGATGCACGCGGCTGGCAACCCATCGCGCCATCGGCCATCGCCTTTGGTGGCGGTCTGCCACGCGTGCCCCGCGCCATGACGTTGGAAGACATCGCCCGCGTGCAGGCCGACTTTGTGGCCGCTGCCCGCCGCGCGCTGGAGGCTGGCTTTGAATGGCTGGAGCTGCACTTTGCCCACGGCTATCTGGCGCAGAGCTTTTTCTCGGCCCACAGCAACCAGCGCACCGACGCCTACGGCGGCAGCTTCGACAACCGCGCACGCTTTCTGCTGGAGACTGTGGCCGCCGTGCGCCAAGTCTGGCCTGAGCATCTGCCACTGACGGCACGTTTCGGCGTCATCGAATACGACGGCCGCGACGAGCAAACTCTGGAGGAATCCATCGCTGTCACCAAGCAGATGCGCGAGCGCGGGCTGGACCTGCTCAACGTCAGCGTCAACTTCGTGATTCCCGATGTGAAGATTCCCTGGGGCACGCCCGCCTTCCTCGCCCCAATTGCCCAGCGCGTGAGCCGCGAAGCCGGCATTCCCGTGGCATCGAGCTGGGGCATGGATGACCCGCAAACGGCAGAGCACATCGTGGCGGATGGTCAGGTTGAACTGGTCATGATTGGCCGCGCCCATCTGGCCAACCCGCATTACACGTACCAGCTGGCCCAGACTCTTGGCGTGGATCGTCCTGACTGGACATTGCCCGCACCCTACGCTCACTGGCTGGAGCGTTACCGCGGCGCAGGCAAGCTGGCCACCGCGAAGTAA
- a CDS encoding LysR family transcriptional regulator: MQTNIKNLDLNLLKALDALLDERSVTRAAERLSLTQPAVSGMLTRLRESFDDPLFVRTQRGIAPTLRAQALAGPLKELLCNAEALLRPQGFDPATAHMTLRIAATDYALQAVVLPFLAELRKRAPGVCVAVVPAQHLPLHERLERGDIDLALITPENTAPDLHARRLFDERYVCVMRADHPDARRRCLSLARFCELDHALVSYGGGSFRGVTDEALERLGRQRRVALSVTSFLVLPEILRSSDLIAVVPQRLVRPNSGLVVLEPPLEIPGFTKTAAWHERTHRSPGHQWARELLFELAENDGLGAP; this comes from the coding sequence GTGCAAACTAATATCAAAAATCTGGATCTGAATCTGCTCAAGGCCTTGGACGCGCTGCTGGACGAGCGCAGCGTGACGCGTGCCGCCGAGCGCCTGTCGCTGACCCAGCCTGCGGTCAGCGGCATGCTGACGCGGCTGCGCGAGAGCTTTGACGACCCGCTGTTTGTGCGAACGCAGCGCGGCATTGCCCCCACCTTGCGCGCCCAGGCGCTGGCAGGGCCGCTCAAGGAGCTGTTGTGCAATGCCGAGGCATTGCTGCGCCCTCAGGGCTTCGATCCGGCCACGGCGCATATGACGCTGCGCATCGCTGCCACGGATTACGCGCTTCAGGCCGTGGTCCTGCCGTTTCTGGCCGAGTTGCGAAAGCGCGCCCCCGGAGTTTGCGTGGCCGTGGTGCCGGCCCAGCATCTGCCGCTGCACGAGCGGCTGGAGCGCGGCGATATCGATCTGGCGCTGATCACGCCGGAGAACACGGCTCCGGATCTGCATGCGCGCCGCCTTTTCGACGAACGCTATGTCTGCGTGATGCGAGCCGATCATCCGGATGCGCGCAGGCGCTGCTTGTCGCTGGCGCGCTTTTGTGAACTCGACCATGCACTGGTTTCTTACGGCGGTGGCAGCTTTCGCGGCGTGACGGATGAGGCGCTGGAGCGTCTGGGTCGCCAGCGACGTGTGGCCTTATCGGTCACCAGTTTTCTGGTGCTGCCCGAGATACTGCGCAGCAGCGATCTGATCGCCGTCGTGCCGCAGCGACTGGTCAGGCCGAATTCGGGTTTGGTGGTACTGGAGCCGCCGCTTGAGATCCCAGGTTTCACCAAGACGGCCGCATGGCATGAGCGCACGCATCGCTCGCCCGGGCACCAGTGGGCAAGAGAGCTGCTGTTTGAGCTGGCGGAGAACGACGGACTGGGCGCGCCATGA